Proteins from a genomic interval of Bombyx mori chromosome 8, ASM3026992v2:
- the LOC101743331 gene encoding serine--tRNA ligase, mitochondrial isoform X2, with protein MQLYKIITKTSEDNHEYERIKQDLYEALSILPNKTHPFVEGKFEPHIVHEINKKKDFGEYKPFEFSEITRLLNLMRIEKLGHTCGHKSYYFFGELAELEEALIKYTVKKLLDDGFQLISVPDILASNVLESCGMSVKSDRTQIYSLDPHHHGTDLCLSGTAEMSLAGLLANSVHNINDLPLKLAAVSRCYRAETSNLAEERGIYRVHQFNKVEMFVVTTSEQSEEMLEVIRNTQEKIFTPLGISVRVLDMPPYELGAAAYRKYDMEAWMPGRQAYGEISSCSNCTDYQSRRLNITYKTLNDEYCFVHTLNGTACAIPRMLIALIETHQHPKGKIIIPETIQKFMNGKKFIMKNTKVPELKLLKIKR; from the exons AtgcaattgtataaaattatcaCAAAAACTTCTGAGGATAATCATGAATACGAAAGAATAAAGCAGGATTTATATGAAGCGCTAAGTATCTTACCAAATAAAACCCATCCTTTTGTAGAAGGAAAGTTTGAACCTCACATTGtccatgaaataaataaaaagaaagattttGGAGAATACAAGCCTTTTGAATTCAGTGAAATAACaagattattaaatttaatgagaATCGAGAAGCTGGGACACACCTGTGGTCATAAAAGTTATTACTTTTTTGGAGAACTAGCAGAATTAGAGGaagcattaataaaatacacagtaaaaaaattacttgatGACGGTTTTCAACTGATATCAGTACCTGACATCCTTGCTAGTAATGTTTTGGAGAGCTGTGGCATGTCTGTAAAAAGCGACAGAACACAG ATTTATTCACTTGATCCACACCACCATGGAACTGACCTTTGTCTTTCTGGTACTGCAGAAATGTCTCTGGCTGGATTACTTGCAAACAGTGTACACAATATTAATGATTTGCCTTTGAAATTAGCTGCAGTAAGCAGGTGTTACAGAGCTGAAACTTCTAACTTGGCTGAAGAAAGGGGGATTTACAG AGTTCATCAATTCAATAAAGTTGAAATGTTTGTAGTTACTACTTCTGAACAATCTGAAGAAATGCTTGAAGTGATACGGAACacacaagaaaaaatatttacaccACTGGGAATATCTGTAAGGGTTTTAGATATGCCTCCTTATGAATTGGGTGCAGCGGCTTACAG AAAATATGACATGGAGGCATGGATGCCTGGTCGTCAAGCTTATGGTGAAATATCTAGCTGCAGTAACTGTACTGATTATCAATCCAGAAGATTGAATAttacatacaaaacattaaatgaTGAATATTGCTTTGTCCATACACTTAATGGTACTGCATGTGCCATTCCAAGAATGCTTATAGCCTTGATTGAGACACATCAGCATCccaaaggaaaaataataatacctgAAACAATTCAGAAATTTATGAATGGAAAAAAGTTCATAATGAAGAACACTAAAGTGCCTGAactaaaattgttaaaaataaagagataa
- the LOC101743195 gene encoding KRR1 small subunit processome component homolog, whose protein sequence is MEVEETNSVDNAWAMKIPKFTPDDNPHGLLEESKFATLFPKYREQYLKECWPLVQKILSEHHIVAELDLIEGSLTVKTTRKTWDPYIIIKARDFMKLLSRSVPFEQASRVLDDEIGCDIIKINSFVRKKETFLKRRQRLIGPQGVTLKSIELLTECYVLVQGNTVSAVGPYKGLVQVRRIVEDTMKNIHPMYNIKSLMIKRELMKDPRLKNESWDRFLPTFKSKNVPRKQPKKKANKKPYTPFPPPQPESKIDKELATGEYFLKEDQKKAKIHHEKQEKQAQAKRVRDEQRQKDFIPPQEKIEKPTTSSTTTVDVDQLKAKMKKFTKRKSLK, encoded by the coding sequence ATGGAAGTTGAAGAAACTAATTCAGTTGATAATGCTTGGGCTATGAAGATACCCAAATTTACACCCGACGATAACCCGCATGGCCTTTTAGAAGAAAGTAAATTCGCCACATTATTTCCAAAGTATCGAGAGCAATACCTGAAAGAATGCTGGCCCTTGGTACAGAAAATACTTAGCGAACATCACATTGTTGCAGAATTAGATTTAATTGAAGGAAGCTTAACAGTAAAAACAACAAGAAAAACTTGGGATccatacattattattaaagcGCGAGACTTCATGAAGCTGTTATCGAGAAGTGTTCCGTTTGAACAAGCCTCTCGTGTGCTAGATGACGAAATTGGATgcgacattattaaaattaattcatttgttCGCAAAAAAGAAACCTTTTTGAAGAGACGGCAGAGGTTGATAGGACCTCAGGGTGTTACATTAAAATCCATTGAATTATTAACAGAATGCTATGTTTTAGTCCAAGGTAATACAGTATCTGCAGTAGGCCCCTATAAAGGTTTAGTGCAAGTAAGACGAATTGTTGAAGACacaatgaaaaatatacatCCTATGTACAATATAAAAAGTTTAATGATTAAAAGAGAATTAATGAAAGACCCAAGGCTAAAAAATGAAAGTTGGGATAGATTTCTGCCAACATTTAAGAGCAAGAATGTGCCAAGGAAGCAACCAAAGAAGAAAGCCAATAAAAAACCTTATACTCCATTCCCACCTCCACAACCTGAAAGTAAAATTGATAAGGAGTTGGCCACAGGGGAATACTTCCTTAAGGAAGATCAAAAGAAGGCAAAGATTCACCATGAAAAACAAGAGAAACAGGCTCAAGCTAAGAGAGTACGAGATGAACAAAGACAAAAAGATTTTATTCCTCCTcaagaaaaaatagaaaaacctACAACATCAAGTACAACCACAGTAGATGTTGATCAACTAAAAGCAAAAATGAAAAAGTTTACAAAACGTAAATCACTAAAATGA
- the LOC101743331 gene encoding serine--tRNA ligase, mitochondrial isoform X1, giving the protein MLYISSLIQNYRIVYSTKGFKRFFSQIYPNYNLQYYCNPKNHEEIKQNIKIRKGVGDIDRVMQLYKIITKTSEDNHEYERIKQDLYEALSILPNKTHPFVEGKFEPHIVHEINKKKDFGEYKPFEFSEITRLLNLMRIEKLGHTCGHKSYYFFGELAELEEALIKYTVKKLLDDGFQLISVPDILASNVLESCGMSVKSDRTQIYSLDPHHHGTDLCLSGTAEMSLAGLLANSVHNINDLPLKLAAVSRCYRAETSNLAEERGIYRVHQFNKVEMFVVTTSEQSEEMLEVIRNTQEKIFTPLGISVRVLDMPPYELGAAAYRKYDMEAWMPGRQAYGEISSCSNCTDYQSRRLNITYKTLNDEYCFVHTLNGTACAIPRMLIALIETHQHPKGKIIIPETIQKFMNGKKFIMKNTKVPELKLLKIKR; this is encoded by the exons ATGCTATACATCTCTTCACTAATTCAGAATTACCGTATTGTCTACAGCACCAAAGgctttaaaagatttttctcACAAATTTATCCCAATTATAACTTACAATATTATTGTAATCCCAAAAATCatgaagaaataaaacaaaatatcaaaatacGAAAAGGAGTAGGAGATATCGATAGAGTAAtgcaattgtataaaattatcaCAAAAACTTCTGAGGATAATCATGAATACGAAAGAATAAAGCAGGATTTATATGAAGCGCTAAGTATCTTACCAAATAAAACCCATCCTTTTGTAGAAGGAAAGTTTGAACCTCACATTGtccatgaaataaataaaaagaaagattttGGAGAATACAAGCCTTTTGAATTCAGTGAAATAACaagattattaaatttaatgagaATCGAGAAGCTGGGACACACCTGTGGTCATAAAAGTTATTACTTTTTTGGAGAACTAGCAGAATTAGAGGaagcattaataaaatacacagtaaaaaaattacttgatGACGGTTTTCAACTGATATCAGTACCTGACATCCTTGCTAGTAATGTTTTGGAGAGCTGTGGCATGTCTGTAAAAAGCGACAGAACACAG ATTTATTCACTTGATCCACACCACCATGGAACTGACCTTTGTCTTTCTGGTACTGCAGAAATGTCTCTGGCTGGATTACTTGCAAACAGTGTACACAATATTAATGATTTGCCTTTGAAATTAGCTGCAGTAAGCAGGTGTTACAGAGCTGAAACTTCTAACTTGGCTGAAGAAAGGGGGATTTACAG AGTTCATCAATTCAATAAAGTTGAAATGTTTGTAGTTACTACTTCTGAACAATCTGAAGAAATGCTTGAAGTGATACGGAACacacaagaaaaaatatttacaccACTGGGAATATCTGTAAGGGTTTTAGATATGCCTCCTTATGAATTGGGTGCAGCGGCTTACAG AAAATATGACATGGAGGCATGGATGCCTGGTCGTCAAGCTTATGGTGAAATATCTAGCTGCAGTAACTGTACTGATTATCAATCCAGAAGATTGAATAttacatacaaaacattaaatgaTGAATATTGCTTTGTCCATACACTTAATGGTACTGCATGTGCCATTCCAAGAATGCTTATAGCCTTGATTGAGACACATCAGCATCccaaaggaaaaataataatacctgAAACAATTCAGAAATTTATGAATGGAAAAAAGTTCATAATGAAGAACACTAAAGTGCCTGAactaaaattgttaaaaataaagagataa